One Streptomyces sp. SAI-135 DNA segment encodes these proteins:
- a CDS encoding sigma factor-like helix-turn-helix DNA-binding protein, whose protein sequence is MRQRQTSQGTRRSREFEAFVAGAAGRLLHAATLLTAESPEDNPRARRLLTLALAHTYACWDRLRGEDPYDRARQYLALRFAHGAWRRHGVLLGGRTHPDSPLSRLTPQERLIVVLRLYEGVAEQQTAALLGLPAERVHTICDRATATLLHPTRGSAPAVVGAKAVAS, encoded by the coding sequence GTGCGGCAACGGCAGACGTCCCAGGGCACGCGCCGGTCCCGGGAGTTCGAGGCGTTCGTCGCGGGCGCGGCGGGGCGACTGCTGCACGCCGCGACGCTCCTGACGGCGGAGTCCCCGGAAGACAACCCGCGCGCGCGGCGCCTGCTGACGCTGGCGCTGGCCCACACGTACGCGTGCTGGGACCGGCTGCGCGGCGAGGACCCCTACGACCGGGCCCGCCAGTACCTCGCCCTGCGCTTCGCCCACGGGGCGTGGCGCCGTCACGGCGTGCTGCTCGGCGGCCGCACGCACCCCGACAGCCCGCTGTCCCGGCTCACCCCTCAGGAGCGCCTGATCGTGGTGCTGCGCCTGTACGAGGGCGTGGCCGAGCAGCAGACGGCGGCCCTGCTCGGCCTGCCTGCGGAACGCGTCCACACGATCTGCGACCGGGCGACGGCGACCCTGCTGCACCCGACGCGTGGGTCCGCACCGGCGGTGGTGGGGGCGAAGGCGGTGGCGTCATGA
- the msrA gene encoding peptide-methionine (S)-S-oxide reductase MsrA, whose protein sequence is MLFGRTPVLPTPEQALKGRSEPAFTVPERHTVLGTPLLGPYPEGYGIADFALGCFWGAERKFWQLPAGIWTTLVGYQGGHTENPMYEEVCSGLTGHTEVVRVVFDPALISYERLLKTFWESHDPTQGFRQGNDVGTQYRSAIHTHTPEQAAAAEASRAAYQRVLTASGHRTITTEILPAEGRPFYPAEGYHQQYLDKNPAGYCGIGGTGVSCPVGVGEAGG, encoded by the coding sequence ATGCTGTTCGGCCGTACGCCCGTCCTGCCCACCCCCGAACAGGCGCTGAAGGGCCGCTCCGAGCCCGCGTTCACGGTTCCCGAGCGGCACACCGTCCTCGGCACCCCGCTGCTCGGTCCCTACCCCGAGGGGTACGGGATCGCGGACTTCGCCCTGGGCTGCTTCTGGGGCGCCGAACGCAAGTTCTGGCAGCTCCCGGCGGGCATCTGGACGACCCTGGTCGGCTACCAGGGCGGCCACACCGAGAACCCCATGTACGAGGAGGTCTGCTCGGGTCTCACCGGCCACACCGAGGTGGTCCGCGTGGTCTTCGACCCCGCCCTCATCTCGTACGAGCGCCTCCTGAAGACCTTCTGGGAGTCCCACGACCCCACCCAGGGCTTCCGCCAGGGCAACGACGTGGGCACCCAGTACCGCTCGGCGATCCACACCCACACCCCCGAGCAGGCAGCAGCGGCCGAGGCCTCCCGCGCCGCGTACCAACGCGTCCTGACAGCCTCGGGCCACCGCACGATCACCACCGAGATCCTGCCCGCGGAGGGCCGCCCCTTCTACCCGGCGGAGGGCTACCACCAGCAATACCTCGACAAGAACCCGGCGGGTTACTGCGGAATCGGCGGGACCGGGGTCTCCTGCCCGGTCGGCGTGGGCGAGGCCGGCGGCTGA
- a CDS encoding DUF4307 domain-containing protein has product MSTASTRLPEGRYGRSSDERADHKLKIAGAVLGALLLALVGYFAYHYVGQSKISGEVIAFDATDSAVKVHLEVRKDSGTSGYCTVRSQAADGSEVGRADFRFGGDATRIDKVVTLRTTARGTTAELLGCHAD; this is encoded by the coding sequence ATGAGCACGGCGAGCACACGGCTGCCCGAGGGCCGTTACGGCCGTTCCTCGGACGAGCGCGCCGATCACAAGCTCAAGATCGCCGGTGCCGTGCTCGGAGCCCTCCTGCTCGCACTGGTCGGTTACTTCGCCTATCACTACGTCGGCCAGAGCAAGATCAGCGGCGAGGTGATCGCCTTCGACGCGACGGACTCCGCGGTCAAGGTCCATCTGGAGGTCCGCAAGGACTCCGGCACCTCCGGTTACTGCACGGTCCGCTCCCAGGCGGCGGACGGCTCCGAGGTGGGCCGGGCCGACTTCCGCTTCGGCGGTGACGCCACCCGCATCGACAAGGTCGTCACGCTCCGTACGACGGCCCGGGGCACCACGGCCGAGCTGCTGGGCTGTCACGCCGACTGA
- a CDS encoding ABC transporter permease, producing MSAVTDTARVAAPGNPLGQSVRDSLVVAKRNLIRMSRIPEMVIFGLIQPIMFVVLFSYVFGGSMNIGGTTDSSVYREFLMAGIFAQTVTFATAGAGAGIADDMHKGLIDRFRSLPMARGAVLTGRTLADLVQTALTLFVLAMVALLVGWRTHTSIGEVLGAFGLLLLLGYAFTWVGALIGLSVRTPEAATSGGLIWLFPVTFISNAFVDSSRMTPWLQHVADWNPFSATVQACRKLFGNPGVSPSDAWPMQHPVWASLIYSVLIVVVFRTLAVRKYRSATA from the coding sequence GTGAGCGCCGTCACCGACACCGCGCGCGTCGCGGCTCCCGGCAACCCCCTCGGCCAGTCCGTCCGGGACTCGCTGGTCGTCGCCAAGCGCAACCTGATCAGGATGTCCAGGATCCCGGAGATGGTGATCTTCGGGCTCATCCAGCCGATCATGTTCGTGGTGCTGTTCAGCTATGTCTTCGGCGGCTCCATGAACATCGGGGGCACCACGGACTCCTCCGTCTACCGCGAGTTCCTGATGGCCGGCATCTTCGCGCAGACCGTCACCTTCGCCACCGCGGGCGCCGGTGCCGGGATCGCCGACGACATGCACAAGGGGCTCATCGACCGCTTCCGCTCACTGCCCATGGCCCGCGGGGCGGTGCTCACCGGACGGACACTCGCCGACCTGGTGCAGACTGCCCTGACCCTGTTCGTGCTGGCCATGGTCGCCCTGCTGGTCGGCTGGCGCACCCACACCAGCATCGGTGAGGTCCTCGGCGCCTTCGGCCTGCTGCTCCTGCTCGGGTACGCGTTCACCTGGGTCGGTGCCCTGATCGGCCTCTCCGTGCGGACGCCGGAGGCGGCCACCTCGGGAGGACTGATCTGGCTCTTCCCGGTGACCTTCATCTCCAACGCGTTCGTGGACTCCAGCCGTATGACCCCCTGGCTTCAGCACGTCGCCGACTGGAACCCGTTCAGCGCCACGGTCCAGGCCTGCCGCAAGCTGTTCGGCAACCCCGGGGTGTCCCCCTCGGACGCATGGCCCATGCAGCACCCGGTCTGGGCCTCGCTGATCTACTCGGTCCTGATCGTCGTCGTGTTCAGAACCCTGGCGGTCCGCAAGTACCGCTCGGCCACCGCATGA
- a CDS encoding AI-2E family transporter: MSSTRARAALRTSARVSAELLLILLLLAVALWLLGRTWSVVWPLVIGLLLTTLTWPPTRFLLRRGWSPALAASTVTVLSLLVAAGVVALIAVPVASQSGDLTDGVVDGVQKVREWAAGPPLNIGDAQIDKAFDTAVSRAQDGLGSMVGAVVTGVSTVVNGLVTAVLAVFLMFFFLKDGPRFLPWLARQLPGRLATDVPTVAARGWDTLGSFVRSQAAVGLIDAVLIGLGLWILGVPLVLPLAVLTFVSAFVPIIGAFFAGFVAVLIALVSNGLMDALIVLAIIVVVQQLEGNVFQPMIQSRGLGLHAAVILLAVTLGGSLAGIVGSLLAVPVAALIAVIWGYVREQLQEPPQDPGADEPESGVAAPS, encoded by the coding sequence CTGAGTTCCACGAGAGCCCGCGCAGCGCTGCGCACGTCGGCGCGGGTCTCCGCAGAGTTGCTGCTCATATTGCTGCTGCTCGCGGTGGCCCTGTGGCTGCTGGGCCGCACGTGGTCCGTGGTCTGGCCGCTGGTGATCGGTCTGCTGCTGACCACGCTGACCTGGCCGCCGACCCGCTTCCTGCTGCGCCGCGGGTGGAGTCCCGCTCTCGCCGCGTCGACGGTGACCGTGTTGTCCCTGCTGGTCGCCGCGGGTGTCGTGGCACTGATCGCGGTGCCGGTGGCGTCCCAGTCCGGCGACCTGACCGACGGGGTGGTCGACGGGGTCCAGAAGGTGCGCGAGTGGGCCGCCGGACCGCCGTTGAACATCGGTGACGCCCAGATCGACAAGGCCTTCGACACCGCGGTCTCCCGCGCACAGGACGGTCTCGGCAGCATGGTCGGCGCGGTCGTCACCGGAGTGAGCACCGTGGTGAACGGCCTGGTCACCGCCGTCCTGGCCGTGTTCCTGATGTTCTTCTTCCTCAAGGACGGCCCGCGTTTCCTGCCGTGGCTCGCCCGCCAGCTGCCCGGCCGGCTCGCCACCGACGTCCCGACCGTGGCCGCGCGCGGCTGGGACACCCTGGGCTCCTTCGTGCGGTCCCAGGCGGCCGTCGGCCTCATCGACGCCGTTCTCATCGGCCTCGGTCTGTGGATCCTGGGAGTACCGCTGGTGCTCCCACTGGCGGTGCTGACCTTCGTCTCCGCGTTCGTGCCGATCATCGGCGCCTTCTTCGCCGGCTTCGTCGCGGTGCTCATCGCCCTGGTCTCCAACGGCCTGATGGACGCGCTGATCGTGCTGGCCATCATCGTCGTGGTGCAGCAACTCGAGGGCAACGTGTTCCAGCCCATGATCCAGAGCCGGGGACTCGGCCTCCACGCGGCGGTGATCCTGCTGGCGGTGACGTTGGGCGGCAGTCTCGCCGGAATCGTGGGCAGTCTGCTCGCGGTACCGGTCGCCGCGCTGATCGCGGTGATCTGGGGGTACGTACGCGAGCAGCTCCAGGAGCCTCCCCAGGACCCTGGCGCCGACGAGCCGGAGAGCGGCGTCGCCGCCCCGTCCTGA
- the ilvA gene encoding threonine ammonia-lyase, whose amino-acid sequence MNYRKAHPVPPVTLDDVRGAQKMLSGVARTTAMEGSRHLSRLVGAPVHFKCENLQRTGSFKLRGAYVRIAGLLPEERAAGVVAASAGNHAQGVALASTLLGVRSTVFMPKGAPLPKISATRHYGAEVRLHGQVVDETLAAAQEYAAETGAVFIHPFDHPDVIAGQGTVGLEILEQCPEVRTIVLGIGGGGLAAGVAIAVKALRPDVRIVGVQAAGAAAYPPSLAAGHPVSIENPATMADGMKVGRPGDVPFGIVGALVDEVRTVTEDELSAALLLCLERAKLVVEPAGASPVAALLSDPGSFEGPVVAVLSGGNVDPVLLQRVLRHGMSAQGRYLAVRLRLTDRPGALATLLGVLSVADANVLDVSHVRTDPRLGLAEAEVELHLETKGPEHCAEVGRALREAGYTVID is encoded by the coding sequence ATGAACTACCGCAAGGCCCACCCCGTGCCGCCGGTGACGCTCGACGACGTGCGCGGCGCGCAGAAGATGCTGTCGGGCGTGGCGCGGACGACCGCGATGGAGGGCAGCCGCCATCTGAGCCGGCTGGTGGGCGCGCCGGTGCACTTCAAGTGCGAGAACCTCCAGCGCACGGGTTCCTTCAAGCTCCGGGGCGCCTACGTACGGATCGCGGGGCTGCTGCCCGAGGAGCGGGCCGCGGGTGTCGTGGCCGCGAGTGCCGGGAACCACGCGCAGGGCGTCGCGCTGGCGTCCACCCTGCTCGGCGTGCGCTCCACGGTGTTCATGCCCAAGGGCGCCCCGCTGCCGAAGATCAGCGCCACCAGGCACTACGGCGCCGAGGTGCGGCTGCACGGCCAGGTGGTCGACGAGACCCTGGCCGCCGCGCAGGAGTACGCGGCCGAGACGGGCGCGGTGTTCATCCACCCCTTCGACCACCCCGACGTCATCGCGGGCCAGGGCACGGTCGGCCTGGAGATCCTGGAGCAGTGCCCGGAGGTGCGCACGATCGTCCTCGGGATCGGCGGCGGCGGCCTCGCGGCCGGGGTCGCGATCGCCGTGAAGGCGCTGAGGCCCGACGTGCGGATCGTGGGCGTGCAGGCGGCGGGCGCGGCCGCGTATCCGCCCTCGCTGGCGGCGGGACACCCGGTGTCGATCGAGAACCCGGCGACGATGGCCGACGGCATGAAGGTGGGGCGGCCCGGGGACGTGCCGTTCGGCATCGTGGGCGCCCTCGTGGACGAGGTCCGCACGGTGACCGAGGACGAGCTGTCCGCAGCGCTGCTGCTCTGTCTGGAGCGGGCCAAGCTGGTCGTCGAGCCCGCAGGGGCGAGCCCGGTCGCCGCTCTGCTGAGCGACCCCGGATCCTTCGAGGGGCCGGTCGTCGCGGTGCTGTCCGGCGGCAACGTCGACCCGGTGCTGCTCCAGCGCGTCCTGCGGCACGGCATGTCCGCGCAGGGCCGCTACCTCGCCGTCCGGCTGCGGCTGACGGACCGGCCCGGCGCTCTCGCGACACTTCTCGGGGTGTTGTCAGTGGCCGACGCTAATGTCCTGGACGTGAGCCACGTCCGGACCGATCCACGGCTCGGGCTCGCGGAGGCGGAGGTCGAGCTGCACCTGGAGACGAAGGGGCCCGAGCACTGCGCCGAGGTCGGCCGCGCCCTGCGTGAGGCCGGATACACGGTCATCGACTGA
- a CDS encoding ATP-binding cassette domain-containing protein, whose amino-acid sequence MPGAIYAEGLVKTFGDVKALDGVDLDVPEGTVLGLLGPNGAGKTTTVRCLTTLLKPDRGSAVVAGIDVLKHPDAVRRSIGLSGQFAAVDEYLTGRENLQMVGQLYQMKARHAKARATELLEQFDLADAADRPTKTYSGGMRRRLDLAAALVVSPPVMFMDEPTTGLDPRNRQLLWEVIKQLVSGGTTLLLTTQYLEEADHLAHDIAVVDHGRVIATGTSDQLKARTGGERVEVVVHEREHIQAASEILRGFGKGDTTVEDHMRKLTVPVTGGAKLLAEVIRELDTRGIEIDDIGLRRPTLDDVFLSLTGHVAEVKPEDTDQQTGTKADKRTDKKTVRTTDNKEDAK is encoded by the coding sequence ATGCCAGGCGCCATCTATGCCGAAGGCCTGGTCAAGACCTTCGGAGACGTGAAAGCACTGGACGGCGTCGACCTCGATGTCCCGGAAGGCACCGTCCTGGGCCTCCTCGGGCCGAACGGCGCGGGCAAGACGACGACCGTCCGCTGTCTGACCACCCTGCTCAAACCGGACCGCGGCTCGGCGGTCGTCGCCGGCATCGACGTCCTCAAGCACCCCGACGCCGTGCGCCGCTCCATCGGACTCTCCGGCCAGTTCGCGGCGGTCGACGAATACCTCACCGGCCGCGAGAACCTCCAGATGGTCGGCCAGCTCTACCAGATGAAGGCCAGGCACGCGAAGGCCCGCGCGACCGAACTGCTGGAGCAGTTCGACCTCGCGGACGCGGCCGACCGCCCCACCAAGACCTACTCCGGCGGTATGCGCCGCCGCCTGGACCTGGCGGCGGCCCTGGTGGTCTCACCGCCCGTGATGTTCATGGACGAGCCGACGACCGGCCTCGACCCCCGCAATCGCCAACTGCTGTGGGAGGTCATCAAGCAGCTGGTCTCCGGGGGCACGACCCTGCTGCTGACCACCCAGTACCTGGAGGAGGCCGACCACCTCGCCCACGACATCGCCGTCGTCGACCACGGCCGTGTCATCGCCACCGGCACCTCCGACCAGCTCAAGGCCCGCACCGGCGGCGAGCGGGTCGAGGTCGTCGTGCACGAGCGCGAGCACATCCAGGCCGCCTCGGAGATCCTGCGCGGCTTCGGCAAGGGCGACACCACGGTCGAGGACCACATGCGCAAGCTCACCGTGCCCGTCACCGGCGGCGCCAAGCTGCTCGCCGAGGTCATCCGCGAGCTCGACACCCGGGGCATCGAGATAGACGACATCGGACTGCGCCGGCCCACCCTCGACGACGTCTTCCTGTCCCTGACCGGCCATGTGGCCGAGGTCAAGCCCGAGGACACGGACCAGCAGACCGGCACCAAGGCGGACAAGCGGACGGACAAGAAGACCGTCAGGACGACGGACAACAAGGAGGACGCCAAGTGA
- the greA gene encoding transcription elongation factor GreA: protein MTQTSEDVTWLTQEAYTKLKEELAYLSGPAREEVTAKIAAAREEGDLRENGGYHAAKEEQGKQELRIRQLTQLLEKAKVGEAPASADGAVAPGMVVTIAFDGDEDDTMTFLLASREYASADVETYSPQSPLGSGVIGHKVGEEAEYELPNGKKASVTILKAEPYNG, encoded by the coding sequence GTGACCCAGACCAGCGAAGACGTCACCTGGCTGACCCAGGAGGCGTACACCAAGCTCAAGGAAGAGCTGGCGTACCTGTCTGGTCCCGCGCGCGAGGAAGTCACCGCGAAGATCGCGGCAGCGCGCGAGGAGGGCGACCTGCGCGAGAACGGCGGGTACCACGCGGCCAAGGAAGAGCAGGGCAAGCAGGAGCTCCGCATCCGCCAGCTGACCCAGCTTCTGGAGAAGGCCAAGGTCGGCGAGGCTCCGGCGTCCGCGGACGGCGCGGTGGCGCCCGGCATGGTCGTGACGATCGCCTTCGACGGTGACGAGGACGACACGATGACCTTCCTGCTCGCCTCGCGCGAGTACGCGAGCGCGGACGTGGAGACCTACTCGCCGCAGTCCCCGCTCGGCTCCGGCGTGATCGGCCACAAGGTCGGCGAGGAGGCGGAGTACGAGCTTCCGAACGGCAAGAAGGCCTCCGTGACCATCCTCAAGGCCGAGCCCTACAACGGCTGA
- a CDS encoding MarR family transcriptional regulator, with amino-acid sequence MSMDMTTVGDTGLLDTLQHEVAVFARRAEQTRLGGVGQVRNSMDRAAYLLLNRLDKEGPMGVKALAASMGIDSSTVTRQVAPLVDTGLVKRTSHPEDGRAVVLQLSPRGQSRLEEVRSSRRQLMAELTHDWAPEEREAFCTLLTRFNTALSTRMAAQGVPGPEAQSS; translated from the coding sequence ATGTCGATGGACATGACGACCGTCGGTGACACCGGTCTCCTCGACACCCTGCAGCACGAGGTGGCGGTCTTCGCCCGTCGTGCCGAACAGACCCGGCTCGGCGGGGTGGGGCAGGTGCGCAACTCCATGGACCGCGCCGCGTACCTGCTGCTCAACCGGCTCGACAAGGAAGGTCCGATGGGCGTCAAGGCGCTCGCGGCGAGCATGGGCATCGACTCGTCGACGGTCACCCGGCAGGTGGCACCGCTCGTCGACACCGGCCTGGTCAAGCGCACCTCGCACCCCGAGGACGGACGCGCGGTGGTCCTCCAGCTGTCCCCGCGCGGGCAGTCCCGGCTGGAGGAAGTGCGCTCCTCCCGGCGTCAGTTGATGGCCGAGCTGACACACGACTGGGCGCCTGAGGAGCGCGAGGCGTTCTGCACGCTCCTCACGCGCTTCAACACCGCGCTCTCCACCCGCATGGCCGCCCAGGGCGTTCCCGGCCCGGAGGCACAGTCCTCCTAG
- the msrA gene encoding peptide-methionine (S)-S-oxide reductase MsrA has protein sequence MAAQTQRAVLAGGCFWGMEELIRRLPGVTATRVGYTGGDVPNATYRNHGTHAEAIEILFDPEQTDYRTLLEFFFQIHDPSTKNRQGNDIGLSYRSAIYYVDDEQKRIAEDTIADVDASGLWPGKVVTEVEPVGPFWEAEPEHQDYLQRYPDGYTCHFPRPGWRLPARADG, from the coding sequence ATGGCTGCGCAGACACAGAGGGCTGTGCTGGCGGGCGGATGCTTCTGGGGAATGGAGGAGCTGATCCGCCGGCTTCCGGGCGTGACGGCGACCCGGGTCGGCTACACCGGGGGTGACGTGCCGAACGCGACCTACCGCAACCACGGCACGCACGCGGAGGCCATCGAGATCCTCTTCGACCCCGAGCAGACCGACTACCGCACGCTCCTGGAGTTCTTCTTCCAGATCCACGACCCGAGCACCAAGAACCGCCAGGGCAACGACATCGGCCTCAGCTACCGTTCGGCGATCTACTACGTCGACGACGAGCAGAAGCGGATCGCCGAGGACACCATCGCGGACGTGGACGCCTCCGGACTGTGGCCGGGCAAGGTCGTCACCGAGGTGGAGCCGGTCGGCCCCTTCTGGGAGGCCGAGCCCGAGCACCAGGACTACCTCCAGCGTTACCCGGACGGCTACACCTGCCACTTCCCCCGCCCCGGCTGGCGGCTGCCGGCCCGCGCGGACGGCTGA
- a CDS encoding cystathionine gamma-synthase gives MSDRHISQHFETLAIHAGNTADPLTGAVVPPIYQVSTYKQDGVGGLRGGYEYSRSANPTRTALEENLAALEGGRRGLAFASGLAAEDCLLRTLLSPGDHVVIPNDAYGGTFRLFAKVVARWGVEWSVADTSDPAAVRAAITPKTKAVWVETPSNPLLGITDIAAVAQVSRDAGARLVVDNTFATPYLQQPLSLGADVVVHSLTKYMGGHSDVVGGALVTADETLGEELAYHQNAMGAVAGPFDSWLVLRGAKTLSVRMDRHSENATRIADMLTRHARVTQVLYPGLTEHPGHEVAAKQMRAFGGMVSFRVEGGEEAAVEVCNRARIFTLGESLGGVESLIEHPGRMTHASVAGSALEVPADLVRLSVGIENVDDLLEDLQQALAK, from the coding sequence ATGAGCGACAGGCACATCAGTCAGCACTTCGAGACCCTCGCGATCCACGCGGGCAACACCGCGGACCCCCTCACCGGCGCGGTGGTCCCGCCGATCTACCAGGTCTCGACCTACAAGCAGGACGGCGTGGGCGGTCTGCGCGGCGGCTACGAGTACAGCCGCAGCGCCAATCCGACCCGCACGGCCCTGGAGGAGAACCTCGCCGCCCTCGAAGGCGGCCGCCGGGGCCTCGCGTTCGCGTCCGGACTGGCGGCCGAGGACTGCCTGTTGCGCACGCTCCTCAGCCCCGGCGACCACGTGGTGATCCCCAACGACGCGTACGGCGGCACGTTCCGTCTCTTCGCGAAGGTCGTCGCCCGCTGGGGCGTCGAGTGGTCGGTCGCCGACACCAGCGACCCGGCCGCCGTCCGGGCCGCGATCACCCCGAAGACCAAGGCGGTGTGGGTGGAGACCCCCTCCAACCCGCTGCTCGGCATCACCGACATCGCCGCCGTCGCCCAGGTCTCCCGGGACGCGGGCGCAAGGCTCGTCGTCGACAACACCTTCGCGACGCCTTACCTCCAGCAGCCCCTGTCGCTCGGCGCCGATGTCGTCGTGCACTCCCTGACCAAGTACATGGGCGGCCACTCCGACGTCGTGGGCGGCGCCCTGGTCACCGCCGACGAGACGCTCGGCGAGGAGCTGGCGTACCACCAGAACGCGATGGGCGCGGTCGCGGGGCCCTTCGACTCCTGGCTGGTGCTGCGCGGCGCAAAGACGCTGTCGGTGCGCATGGACCGGCACAGCGAGAACGCCACCAGGATCGCCGACATGCTGACCCGCCACGCGCGCGTGACGCAGGTGCTCTACCCGGGCCTTACGGAACACCCCGGCCACGAGGTCGCCGCCAAGCAGATGCGCGCCTTCGGCGGCATGGTCTCCTTCCGGGTGGAAGGCGGCGAGGAGGCGGCCGTCGAGGTCTGCAACCGCGCCAGGATCTTCACGCTCGGGGAGTCCCTGGGCGGCGTCGAGTCGCTGATCGAGCACCCCGGCCGGATGACGCACGCGTCCGTGGCGGGCTCGGCGCTGGAGGTCCCCGCCGACCTCGTACGCCTGTCCGTGGGCATCGAGAACGTCGACGACCTGCTGGAGGACCTCCAGCAGGCGCTGGCCAAGTAG
- a CDS encoding VOC family protein, translated as MTVRLNHTIVTAHDKHASARFLADLLGLTVSPQYGPFVPVEIPNGVTLDYMDTTDAITPQHYAFLVSEDDFDTIFARVRQAGLTYWADPFHHRPGEINHNDGGRGVYFDDPDGHRLEILTRPYGSGG; from the coding sequence ATGACAGTTCGGCTCAACCACACCATCGTCACCGCACACGACAAGCACGCCTCGGCCCGTTTCCTGGCCGATCTCCTGGGACTGACGGTGAGCCCGCAGTACGGCCCCTTCGTCCCGGTCGAGATCCCCAACGGCGTGACCCTCGACTACATGGACACGACCGACGCGATCACGCCGCAGCACTACGCGTTCCTCGTCTCCGAGGACGACTTCGACACGATCTTCGCCCGAGTGCGGCAGGCGGGGCTGACGTACTGGGCGGACCCCTTCCACCACCGCCCCGGCGAGATCAACCACAACGACGGCGGCCGCGGCGTGTACTTCGACGACCCGGACGGCCACCGCCTGGAGATCCTCACGCGCCCGTACGGCAGCGGGGGCTGA
- a CDS encoding DUF5829 family protein, protein MIVVLVVALATALGGAVGTAQAEEGRAPSERQLLFYNHSYGVLDRETADAIEHSDYLRDFANFLVRTTTGAGGQTWTGRYLMGRETYLELFGVGDIAGPDGTLGSAGLGLSTERDGDLATVTERLRSEGVADPVEFLQTRDFGDGVPVPWFDAILTATEYDAFGAWAMEYRPEYFADPRSNTEPAGFPGDVGRERVLSDDYRTHLMRDVTSVRIAVTEGDLADTVPLLRASGFAVKSVTGGGVVAQGGGTTIRFDVVAREQAGLRRVEMSLNRPVQDRHVEQIGHSTLTVGPGSRAVWTFAANGTR, encoded by the coding sequence ATGATCGTCGTGCTCGTCGTGGCCCTGGCCACGGCGCTCGGGGGTGCTGTGGGGACGGCGCAGGCCGAAGAGGGCCGGGCCCCGTCCGAGCGGCAGTTGTTGTTCTACAACCACTCCTACGGGGTTCTGGACCGGGAGACCGCCGACGCGATCGAGCATTCCGACTACTTGAGGGACTTCGCCAACTTCCTGGTCCGCACCACCACCGGTGCCGGCGGACAGACCTGGACCGGCCGCTACCTGATGGGCCGCGAGACCTATCTCGAACTGTTCGGGGTCGGTGACATCGCCGGCCCGGACGGCACCCTCGGCTCCGCCGGGCTGGGGCTGTCCACCGAACGCGACGGTGACCTGGCGACGGTCACCGAACGGCTGAGGAGCGAGGGGGTCGCCGACCCCGTCGAGTTCCTGCAGACCCGGGACTTCGGCGACGGGGTGCCCGTGCCGTGGTTCGACGCCATCCTCACCGCCACCGAGTACGACGCCTTCGGCGCCTGGGCGATGGAGTACCGGCCCGAGTACTTCGCCGATCCCCGCAGCAACACCGAGCCGGCCGGTTTCCCCGGTGACGTCGGCCGGGAGCGGGTGCTGTCCGACGACTACCGCACCCATCTGATGCGTGACGTGACCTCCGTCCGCATCGCGGTCACCGAGGGCGACCTGGCCGACACCGTGCCGCTGCTGCGGGCCAGCGGATTCGCCGTCAAGAGCGTGACGGGCGGGGGCGTGGTCGCACAGGGCGGGGGCACCACGATCCGGTTCGACGTCGTTGCGCGTGAGCAGGCGGGTCTGCGGCGGGTCGAGATGTCCCTCAACCGGCCCGTGCAGGACCGGCACGTGGAGCAGATCGGTCACTCGACCCTGACGGTCGGCCCCGGCAGCCGGGCCGTGTGGACGTTCGCGGCCAACGGCACCCGGTAG